One genomic segment of Francisella persica ATCC VR-331 includes these proteins:
- the dnaA gene encoding chromosomal replication initiator protein DnaA: protein MTTWNKCLKRIKKKLSTFEYKTWIKPIHVEQNSNLFTIYCNNEYFKKHIKSKYGNFILATIQECHGKDLIIEYSNKKFSGKKITEVITAGPQANFFSTSSVEIKDESEEAKVVQESKISKKYTTKNFSSSQELFGFDEAMLITAKEAEEYSFGLPLKEKYVFDSFVVGDANKIARAAAMQVSINPGKLHNPLFIYGGSGLGKTHLMQAIGNHAKEVNPNAKIIYTNSEQFIKDYVNSIRLQDQDEFQRVYRSADILLIDDIQFIAGKEGTAQEFFHTFNALYENGKQIILTSDKYPNEIEGLEERLVSRFGYGLTVSVDMPDLETRIAILLKKAHDLGQKLPNETAAFIAENVRTNVRELEGALNRVLTTSKFNHKDPTIEVAQSCLRDVIKIQEKKVKIDNIQKVVADFYRIRVKDLTSNQRSRNIARPRQIAMSLARELTSHSLPEIGNAFGGRDHTTVMHAVKAITKLRQSNTLISDDYELLLDKISR, encoded by the coding sequence ATGACTACATGGAATAAATGTTTAAAAAGAATAAAAAAAAAACTTTCTACGTTTGAATATAAAACGTGGATAAAGCCTATTCATGTAGAGCAAAATAGTAACTTATTCACAATTTATTGTAACAATGAATATTTCAAAAAACATATAAAATCTAAATATGGAAATTTTATTTTAGCAACAATTCAAGAGTGTCATGGTAAAGATTTAATTATTGAATATTCTAACAAAAAATTCTCTGGTAAAAAAATTACTGAAGTTATCACAGCTGGACCGCAAGCTAATTTTTTTAGTACATCAAGTGTTGAGATAAAAGACGAATCAGAAGAAGCAAAAGTAGTACAAGAATCTAAAATATCAAAAAAATACACTACTAAAAACTTTTCTTCATCACAAGAGTTATTTGGTTTTGATGAAGCTATGCTAATTACAGCAAAGGAAGCTGAAGAGTACTCTTTTGGTTTACCATTAAAAGAAAAATATGTTTTTGATAGTTTTGTAGTTGGTGATGCTAACAAAATTGCTAGAGCAGCAGCTATGCAGGTATCGATAAACCCAGGAAAATTACATAATCCTTTATTTATTTATGGTGGCAGTGGTTTAGGAAAAACTCACTTAATGCAAGCAATAGGTAATCATGCTAAAGAAGTTAATCCTAATGCTAAAATTATCTATACAAATTCAGAACAATTTATTAAAGATTATGTAAATTCTATTCGTTTACAAGATCAAGATGAGTTTCAAAGAGTTTATAGATCTGCTGATATACTTTTGATTGATGATATTCAGTTTATCGCTGGTAAAGAAGGTACAGCTCAGGAGTTTTTTCATACTTTTAATGCTTTGTATGAAAATGGTAAACAGATAATTCTAACCAGTGATAAATATCCAAATGAGATAGAAGGACTTGAAGAAAGATTAGTTTCACGTTTCGGTTATGGCTTGACTGTATCTGTTGATATGCCAGATTTAGAAACCAGAATTGCTATTTTGCTTAAAAAAGCACACGATTTAGGTCAAAAATTACCTAATGAAACAGCAGCTTTTATTGCTGAGAATGTACGTACTAATGTCAGAGAACTAGAAGGTGCTTTAAACAGAGTGCTTACTACCTCTAAATTTAATCACAAGGATCCTACTATTGAAGTAGCGCAATCTTGCTTAAGAGATGTTATAAAAATACAAGAAAAGAAAGTGAAAATAGATAATATCCAAAAGGTTGTCGCTGATTTTTATAGAATCAGGGTAAAAGATTTAACTTCTAACCAAAGGAGTAGAAATATAGCTAGACCAAGGCAAATAGCAATGAGTTTAGCTCGTGAACTAACATCACATAGTTTGCCAGAAATAGGCAATGCTTTTGGTGGTAGAGACCATACGACAGTTATGCATGCTGTCAAAGCTATAACTAAATTAAGACAAAGCAATACTTTAATATCGGATGATTATGAGTTGCTTTTAGACAAAATTTCTCGTTAA
- the dnaN gene encoding DNA polymerase III subunit beta: protein MNFVLNRDDLLKPLQSMLSVANSKSTMPLLSCILFNIDNNNLKITASELDIEISCNIAVSCNTSIKLALNADKIYNIVRSLNENSMIDFRVDKNKVTIVSNNSTFNLILLNADNYPIIDSNINEQASFDLSQQDFLHIISKVDFSMANDDTRYFLNGMFWEINSNLLRAVSTDGHRMSITESIIDSRVLDSASQSIIPKKAILELKKIVGKTEENIKICLGKNYLKAIFGNYIFISKLIDGRYPDYQKVIPKNNTKLLAVDKQFFKNSLLRTSILANDKYKGVRLNISQNKLLLSANNPDNEKAEDKIEIQYNDQPMEICFNYKYLLDIINVLSEETMTIYLDNPNMSALVKDEKDNSLFIIMPMKI from the coding sequence ATGAATTTTGTATTAAATAGAGATGACTTACTAAAACCTTTACAATCTATGCTGTCAGTGGCAAATAGTAAGAGTACAATGCCTTTACTATCGTGTATACTATTTAACATTGATAATAATAATCTCAAAATTACAGCTTCAGAACTTGATATAGAAATATCATGTAATATAGCTGTTAGTTGTAATACAAGTATAAAGTTAGCATTAAATGCTGACAAAATTTACAATATTGTCAGAAGTTTGAATGAAAATTCAATGATTGATTTTAGAGTTGATAAAAATAAGGTAACTATTGTCTCTAATAATAGTACTTTTAATCTTATATTATTAAATGCTGATAATTATCCTATTATTGATAGTAATATAAATGAGCAAGCAAGTTTTGACTTATCTCAGCAAGATTTTCTTCATATTATATCTAAAGTAGATTTTTCAATGGCTAATGACGATACAAGATATTTCTTAAATGGGATGTTTTGGGAAATTAATTCAAATCTACTCAGAGCAGTATCTACAGATGGTCATAGAATGTCTATTACAGAGTCTATAATTGATAGTAGGGTGTTAGATAGTGCTTCACAGTCGATAATACCAAAAAAAGCAATCTTAGAGCTTAAAAAGATAGTAGGCAAAACAGAAGAAAATATCAAAATTTGTCTTGGCAAAAATTACCTAAAAGCGATATTTGGCAATTATATTTTTATATCAAAGCTTATAGATGGTCGTTATCCTGATTATCAAAAAGTAATTCCTAAGAATAATACAAAATTGCTAGCTGTGGATAAACAGTTTTTCAAAAATTCATTATTAAGAACATCAATACTTGCTAATGATAAATACAAAGGTGTACGCCTGAACATATCACAAAATAAATTACTTTTATCAGCTAATAATCCTGATAATGAAAAGGCTGAAGATAAAATCGAAATTCAATATAATGATCAACCAATGGAAATTTGTTTTAATTACAAATACCTCTTAGATATTATAAATGTGCTTAGTGAAGAAACTATGACTATCTACCTTGATAACCCTAATATGAGCGCATTAGTTAAGGACGAAAAAGATAATAGTTTATTTATTATTATGCCAATGAAAATTTAG